Genomic window (Maniola jurtina chromosome 8, ilManJurt1.1, whole genome shotgun sequence):
agaaatttcaatattacgcaaacgaagtcgcgggcatacctacatatttacttatacatacctacttataaagagataaaatgtaattttgtttttgtgaaTAATTGATTATTCTAATCTTTGCATCTCGGAATTTTCGATAAGATTACCTGTAGTCCTGTAGATAGGTGCCTACCAACAATGATATAACCAACCTATCGTCTATAATTGAGGTATAGTATTGATAAGACGTTAGGTATATTGCATTCGATTATTCGATAAGTAATAGAGTTCAAACTCCACATTTATGATGGAGAAATAGACTTCATGCACTTTCTGTGAGATATGTTGGTAggtataatgtaggtacctattggctCTGCGTTTTGGGGCCTACATGGTCCAAAGAAGAGATTGTTAGCTTGATGGAAACCTTTGACAGACAGATCTTTGGCAGACTCACTAGCAGCTTGTATACCTTATCCGCGGAATGAAGTTAAAATAGCTCTATCTctgtttggctctatcatttgtatgggtacgtaagagagcgctatactaacttactagatgatgcccgcagcttcacccgcgtagactggtcagatcccctgcagcatcaggattgaggagttggaatccaaattttttatggaacaacgtcgcaaagttcctctatcgattaaaaaaaattacgcaaatcgcttcaaaatctccgagatatcagtgcataggtaaaaaaacacaactcctccatttttaaagtcggttaaaaaattagcctatgttactccttgattaatcctctacttgtctgtgaaagtcccgtcaaaataggttaattccgaagattagcccgttcaaacagacagtcacttcaattttatttatttgtatagattCGCGGAATGAAGTTAGTAGGTAAGTTTTTGTATGGGATTAGGTAGATAAAGCTTCATTCAGCGGATAGGGTATAGTTACTAATCTGTCATAACCGTAAGCCCACCTATGCTAGTCGGGGCttgtcagctagttaaaaactGGTGAAGTGTGAGTCGAacccgcacacgaagggttccgtaccatcgaacaagatataacactgtgtactttttatttatttttaatttgcacggcggcaatagaaatgtaagtacactctgtgaaaatttcaactctttgtctattatattacggttcatgagatacagtccgctggcAAACAGACGGATGGCCAGACAGCGGAGGCGCGAGAAACTATAAGTGACAGGTTCCCGTTGGAATCCTTCGTGTACGGATCCCTAATAAAAGATGCTATTTTCAAGTTTAGTTGCAAAGTTGCTTCATACCTACCATAAAATAGCATCAGAGTTCAGGCACAGCGAATAAATACGAAATCAATTTGTCATGGGTTGGGGAGGATGACGTAAGGTACAGCCAGCATCACGGTCTGTTACTATGGCATAGAACTTATGGCATAGATAGATCAAGGATGACCTAGAAAAACCTCTCTACCCATTTTAATTGAGCGATTTCGTGACTACGATGTACCTATTCATCGACATTCGTGcgtgttttttagggttccgtacttcaaaaggaaaaacagaagcCTTAtcagaatcactttgttgtctgcctgtttgtctgtctgtccgtctgtccgtccgtcgtatctgtcaagaaaacctatagagtacttcccgttgacctagaatcctgaaatttggcaggtaggttggtcttatagcacacgtaaaggaaaaaatccgaaaacggtgaattttccaaaaaagacagacaacaaagtgatcctctaagggttccgtttttccttttgaggtacggaacccgaaaaaatACTCTGTATATTTCTAGCACTGGCTGGACGTCTatggttgacaatgatgatttGTGTGTTTGTATTGCACATAGAATCTTTCGATCATCAGTTTGATATTGAACAATGAGAAACTGTAACGCGGGCACATTTGGAGTTTGTTGCCAAATAAACTAGTTCGGGTTCTATATAAAGAAAGGACAAGCTTAATCGCCTTAGCTCGACCTCGCTGCCTTCTCTCCTCCCACACGGAGCCTTGGCCAGCGCCAACGTCCTAAAACTCGCTTTAATTGTTTAGTTGCATTCGATTCACATATAGCGATCTGATATTTTAGTCATTTAGTTATGACTAACGATTTATAATGATATTTTTACCCAGCtagtctaaatacataaaaataactagctgatgcccgcagcttcgcccgcgtggattggtcagatcccctgcagcatcaggattgaggagttggactccaaattttttatgaaacaatgtcgcaaagttcctctatcgatttaaaaagaaatgacgcaaatcggttcagaaatctcggagatttcggtgtacataggtagaaaaacacaactccctttttgaaagtcggttaaaaaagtagcctatgttacgccctggtcaatcctctacttgcctgtgaaagtcccgtcaaaatcggttcagccgttccaaagattagccttttcaaacagacagacagacagacagacagacagacagacaaaaattttaaaaacgtgtgattcagttatggtatcgttcaaataaccatatgagcttaatatgaggtagttatttcgaaattacagacagacactccaattttatttattagtatagataggtgactgacttactgactgatctatcaacgcacagttcaaactactggacggatcagggtTGAAAGGCATACAGTTAGCTATAATGTCGTAGACATAATgctagaaaggatttttgaaagttcaaccCAAGCggcaaaataggggtttgaaattggagtacctacctaagtacctaactaaGTAGTTCACAGAAAAGCTTGATAAATAAAACGAATTCCaagtttcttttttagggttccgtacctcaagagtggggtatcatatgaaagtgctttacttgtacattctaaaacagattttatttatttttaagcataaaagtttttgatttatcgagcaaaatgtgtgcgcgagtctgactcgcacttggccggtttttagcaAATAAGTACTAGTAAAACTATGTAAGAAATTTGCGTTTATTTAAACAGCATTTGCGTTTGAATCCAAAGAAGGAAACAAAATGTAATAATGGTTCGTGTTGCATCTCGCTTTCGAGTCACGGCGCGCGGGCCACCCATCCGTGCTGCTTTCTACTGCAGACCAGAACACTAGCCAACATAGTGATACGTAGATACTAGGATAGTGAATTTATATAtgagactagcttatgcccacgacttgcCACGACACGACCCGCGGAAAACATTCACAAAcacctattttatccccttaggggttgaattttcataaatccttccttagcggatgtctacgtcataatggcTATCTACATACCAAACTTCAGACAGATCTGTCTAgttctagtagtttgagctgtgcgttcatagatcagtcagtcagtcagagtcactttttccttttattagaCTAGTCACTAGCGTattgccgcgacttcgtccgcgtggactacacaaaaaataacccctattttacccccttagtggTTGAATTTTATTAGATAGGGTAGCTTTATGAATaattttcagcccgatccgttcagttTCTTTCCTTTCCTATACATttcaacgtgattgaaggacaaacaataAACCAtaaaacagtgtttacataaGTAAATTTGACGTTAGTCAACCATGTAAGCTAAGTACTTacttgagtaaaacttacaggtgtgtCCGCAGCCTAAAGAATGGACAATTTTAATAACCAATATAAGCATCAGACTCCTTGTAATAGTGTAGCTATGTCGCATTATGAACGCCTGATACTTTGTGAATACTTATTCTACATCAGAGCTTGTTTGCTCGTTTCAATGAGTAGGAATGGTTTATTATTCTTCTATGATCAAATTGATCACTGAAATGCGGCCGAACAAAAACAGGTGATTCCGTTATCTGTATCTAATGTAAATTATTGAATTTTCAGATTGGGGCGTCAATTGTGAATCAGGAGAAGTGAGCGAACCCGAGGCCGGTCGCATGCGTCCCGAGGACTACCGTCTCGTATTCCTGAGTTCGGACTCGTCGTGCCGAGAGGACACCGAGGACTCGGCCTCGACCTCGTcctccgccgcgccgcccgcgcccgacGACTGCGACTGGGACTACTTCGAGCCGGGTGCGGCGGCGGCGCAGCCTCTCCCACCGCCGCCCACCAAGCACGCGCCGCAAGCGTGCCAGCGCGCCTGCTCCTGCGGCGCCGAGCCGCGCATTGTAGCCGTCCCGGTCCCCGTGCCGGTGCCGGTGCCGGCCGCGCTCTGGCCGGCTCTCCTCGCCTTCCCCActgccgcgccgcccgcgccccaCTGGAACACATATCCCGGATTCCCACCCCTCGATGCCGCGACCCTCGCTCGCTTCACGACGGCGGCCGCCGTCGCAGTCACCGCCGCCGCCACCGCGTCCGCTCTACCGCAGAATAGACTCGAAATGACCGTGGGGCGAACCGATAAAGCGATACAGTCCGAGATACAACTACCTACGTCGACCGATACTGATAACGCCGATAAGAATATCGAACGTGCAGTCGAACATAAAACGTTGGACGGAATCAAGGTGATCGCCGAGGACTCTGTGTCGGTTTTATCGGGGTCAGTGGACACGATGCCGGACCACCTCGAGGCGGAGAAGGCGTTTCCGTCTTCGAACGAATCTGCTAATTCGAGTGATTCGGAGGCTGGAGTCGCCCGCAGAAGTTACGATCTCAGAAGTGGTGCCCCCGAAGAGCCGGCGACGACGGATGAAGACTCCGACGACTCGGGCGGTGGCGGGGGACAGTTTTCGCGGGTGTTCGTCGTCAATCCTGCGGACTCGTCTTCGGATATGGAAGACAATGCCGATAGCAGTGGAATCGATTGCGACGACTCCTACGACAAAAAATCTGATAGCATAGAAATAATAAACGCTGATATGGTAATACACAATGGCGTGAACGTGGAAGCGGAGTCCAACGAAAATGTGcctcaaaataataatgaaaatatcgTTATTTTGGAGACGGTGAATTTTTCGGAACATTATCCTGTGAATTCTTATTCTAACAATAGTGATGAAAATAGTGAAAGTTCGACGAGAAAGTCAAACTTTATCAAATTTTGTGATGAAAACATGCTTCAAAGTGAAATTTGCGAAAAATTTAACAGCTTTAACACAGTAAGTGATAGTTTAGATTACCAAAGTAACGTAGACAATAATCAAAGTAGTGGTATTTCGGACAATATTGAGTGCGATTCGTTAGATAACTCTTTCAACTCTGATTGCAACATAAAAGTGTCAGTCGAGTTGTCCGATTGCAAATATAACAACAATACATTAGTTTCGAATAGATCACAAGGCCAACCGAGAAAACAATCATCCTCACCGGAACCAAAACAACAGGAAGCAAGCTTGCCGACCTTATCGTCACCGAGGGAAGAAAAAATTGACTTGTTTAAAGGTATCGAACGCACGCTGAGTGAATTATTGAAGAAAGAATTAATGGATGATCAAGGGGAGGAGAAAATGCACGGTTCGCGGCCGGTTTGCGCCGAGACGGAGGGGAGCGCGGGCGCACCTGTGGCGACAGCAGTTTGCCGCTCGCGCACGGCCGGAGCGGACGGCGCCGCGCGCTTTACGAGCCGCGTTATGATAACGCACGACAGCGTCTCCGTGGTCACGTCCGACACGACGCGGCTCATGCGTGACATCGTAGTGCACCACACCAACTCGCAGGACGAGCCGGAACCGGGCGCCAGTGAACAACCAAACGAACCGAACGAACGATCGCTGTCCGACGACGAATCGCCGCAACCTTCGGGCGGAGTGACAGTAGTGAGCAATTCCGACACTCTCTCGGCGGTCGTGTGCCTCGAGGAGGGGCTCGCAGACGACGACTCGTGGGTCGAGGACGTCAGCCACGACGACGACGCCACGTCGACGTCGGACTCGGACTCCGGGGACGAGGCCACGCTGCCCGCCCGCGGCGAGGAGTTCGCGTACTGCCGGCGCTCCTTAGACTTCACGTTGCACACCATAGTGGAAGAAAGTTGCGAAGAGAGTGAAACCGAGCCCACGATAAAAACCAGGCCGATATCGGCCACTGaactagaaaaatattttttctatggCTTAGGCGATGGAAGAAACGTTCGAGACGATGAAGACCCGGTGTCGGAAACGTCTAGCGTGTGCAGCGAGGGTGGAGAGTCCATTGTCGATACCGAGCAACCGAAACGCAGTGGTGACAGTGATGAACTTGTGTCGTCACGCTTAGAGAAGTATTTTTTGTCTGGCTTCATGGGTTTCACTCAGGAGAGACGCGATTCTGACGGATCGGGAAGTGTAGGCAGTGACAGCGAAGGTAAACAGAGTCCAGAACAGAGGCGAAAACGATTGGTTCGAGCCCGAGGTACGCCTAGATCGCATTCAAATTCGTTAGATAACCTTTTGGCTGGGGATGAGCCGTCTCAAGATTTTCAAGAAATTTCAGACGGCTCGAGTACTGAAACTGAAGATCGTCATGAATCCCTGGAAAGGCTGGACATGCAAGGTGAAACAAAAAGgaaaaaacaaaacaagaaGCCGCGAGGATCACCTGATGAAAGGCGCCAGTCTGTCGAGTTCCCGGAAGAGACTCGTGATGACACGAGGTCGGTGTCAGAGGGCGAGGACGGTCGATCTACCCCGAGGGTGGAATTCCCACCCCTCGGTGCTGAGCTTTCTGAATCCAAGAAACAAACCAGcagagatagcggtttcgtaggTAGCTGTGATGATTTGTTAAGGAGTGGTGATTCGAGTTCAGAATTCAATAGAACTCATGAGCCAAAAACTGAATTAGAAGAAATAATAGAAGAGGTTAGGCCGGATGTAGACGAACGAATCGAACGACCACCTTCTTCCCGACCTCCTCCGAGTCCCCTAACGCGAAAAGATAGCTTTAACAATTGGTCTTCTGACGAGGAAACGAATTTAATGATGACTAAAATGCGACAGTTTTTTAAACAAATGGTGAACTCCGCTAATGTGAAGTCGTCAACTTTGGTGGCATCACCGAACGCAGAAAGTCCCCGGCCACCGAAACCACCACAACttctttattttgaaagtgaGTTAACAAGGTTAATGAAAACAGTTCCGGGTATAAGAGACGAGGAGGTGCGCGAAATCGTTGAATATTTATCGAGCGAGGACACTTGGAGTGACTCTTATGACTCGTCAGATTACGCGGGTTCCGACTTGGAAGGCACGGCTAACAGGTCAGCGTTGAGAAAGCAAATATCTGATAGCTGTCGCGAGATAATCGATGAATTCGATCGCGGCAACAGCGAGGCTGGATCTCTCGAGCGGGATGCGGTGGGCGCGTATCAGAGACTGGCGGCGACTCTGGGGCGGGCGGGGGACGGTTCCCCGCCGATGTTCGGGAAAGTGATGCGTCACATCGGCGGGAGACTAGTGGCTTTAATGCACGAGGTGTCGGCCGGTGCGTCGCCGAGCACGGACGATGACAGTGCGTCAGAACCGGGTGCGTTAGCGCGGAGTCGATCTCATGACATTCTCGAGGCTACGGCTAGCAGGGGCAGCGTCGCGAGTGACTGTGAGAGGTTTTCGTGGCGCGGCAGTTTCGAATCGGCTTTGCTGGCCGCTGACTCTCGGGGAACGTTGGGCGGCGACAGGTGCGAGGCCAGGCGGTCCCCCGCGGGGGCCGAGCTGGCGGCGCAGAAGTCGCACTCCAGGAGTTGTGGTGCGATCAGTGGGAGTGAAGATCGATTGTGGCGGGGAAGACGACGAGCTTCGGCTCCCGATGCAGaggtaagaaataaataatatcttaCCAGCTTTTGATTGCGACTACTTAGGTGGTTTAAAGAaaacgggccgaattgagaTAATTTTTTGTTAGTCGGAAAAAATCTCTATGAACCTTTTGTTTTTCCCGGATATAAACAGCTCCTTGCATAGTCCTCCACCTGCCTGCTAAAGTAAAAATCGGTTATGCTTACTTAGCTCGGATAAACAGactaacaataattttaatacctaatatgAAAAATTGGTGTATGATTTCTTACTTGCACTCAATATCTATTTCATGTAGTTTTAACTGTTTATGAGCTATTATGATTATCATAATAGAAGTTTTGGAAATCACAGATAGAAACGTCAGTAGGtattacttttatttgttttgtaccCTGTATCATAtctataaacataataatactataaacttaaaaatatacattGATAGGAATATTCTATTGTATCTTCGAACTAAGAACTTACaagaatatttattacttaggtaagtagttaATTTCCTAAACGTTTATGATGTCTATCTCGGTACATATGGAAATTTGTTATCAGGATGCTTTCTTTTAAAATCGATCAAGAATCAAGATAGCATAGGTTTGTTATCTCAAGTCCGTTGTGATCTGAGATTATCAAATTAAATGTCAAcgttagtttttttaaagataatatGGAAACCACTTAGATAATTACAATTATGATAACATATCACCATTGATTTTGCGGACAAGAtctatatttacataaattgGCAGATAAGTTTCATGCgtcatttaacagggctctctccgtcacttactctatacaatcgtagttccaatttcatttgaatattaagcaaccaaagtccatgaaattttgcagacatattctagaaactaatatctgtgtctgaggtgttttagatttttctaaatatatgtagttttaaaattacaggggctcaaagatttgtatgtttaagactgcgtaactttgaaattgaatattttaacagaaatctggaaaaccacaaacatagatattagtttctagaatacgtctgcaaaatttcatggactttggttgcttaatattcaaatgaaattgaaactacgtttgtatggagcgagtgacggagagacaccTCGTAGTTTCTAACCGGGGCACATTGGCTACTATCTTATGAGAAACTGGGTTTTCTTGCAGCCATAGCATCTGAAGAAGTCGCTCAAGCTTctctatcatcatcatggtATATCAGGACAGACAGGACAAATTACGGATATATTGATTTTGTAATATAGGCCGCGAAACAAATAGTTGTATagcaaagcctcaatagctcaaggagtggactgaaaaccgaaaggtcgacggttcaaaccccacccattgcactattgtcgtacctactcctagcacaagcctgacgcttagttggaaaggaaaggggaatattagtcatttaacatggcatTTAACATGGCAtttctttctaaaaaaaaaaaaacaaaaaaaaaaagctttcatGTGGTAATAACTAAATTATTCAATCTTTTTGTAactgaaaataattataagtatgtCTATTTAATTACACAAACCCAATTGACTGATCATAAAACGCAAATGATGTCTAAATAAGGATTTTCTAATGTATTCACTTATTATCGTACGTAATTGGAAGTAACTAATGATTAAGtagtaattaaattttaaatgcataattttcatacaaaaacaaTGTAAAATACATTGGACTGCGCAATTTCTTCAATTAAGTAATCTCCTAGATAAGCCTATAGAATTAATTCAAATTGCATAACTCTAAGTAAAACTTTTATTGTAGTTAGAATAtcttgtattttattaatagttaattaggtagtacctatattaattatCTTACTTAATCAGGACGAACATCTCATATCATTagataatatgtagatattctgtagttaaaatataaatataatttatacatatttttgctttatacatacaaacttacttaatattataaatgtgaaaatgtatttgtttgttagtttgtccacGCCACTTTGCAGCAACGGACATGGAGagtgagataggctactttttatcccggaaatcaaagagttcccacgggatttttaaaatctaaattcacccAGACGAATTAGTGGACATATAAACAAGTTTTcctgtaaaaattaaatattttttatgtcctgcataaaaaaatatttaggtaagaATAATTATGGtacttagatattttaaaataaataagggtTGATATAAGAATAATATACTATCGAGTAGAAGGAAACtgaaaaatatgtatgtatatagttTCCAGTTTCCTTATACTCGAATGACTTTTTGCCATCTATTTTACGTGCGGCTTTGAACGCGTTGAAGTCGCGTGAACGGTCTTACTAGCTAGTATAGAAGGCTAGTAGGTAggaataatacctactttagttACGATGGATGTGAGTTTCGGGAAATATTAAATGTATGACGTGTTTTGGAATCAAGTATAAACATAATGATTGATTTTACATATATTTGAAGGATCTTACTTGATGAATACCTTGGTAGATATGCGGTCATAAAAAGTATCCGTACTTAGAAACTTGGAACGCAAAGCTTAACagattttttatcccagatgAACACGAATTTAGGTTTAGGTCATCATCCATTTAGGAACCAGGGGGGctatcggctaaaaatatatcaatcattaaaggacaccATCAGTGTCAAAACATCGTTTTTAGCCAATGGGATTGGtcaaaaaccatgttttgacattgatgctgtcctttaatgattgatatatttttagccgatagCCCCCCAGGTTTATATCGGCACAAGTTCCTTGACGTAATATAATGTGATTAACGGGTAGGTAATCATCacaattcacactaatattataaagtcggtgtatgtgtgtatgtttgttactccttcacgtaaaaactactagacggatttgtttgggaatgtagatagataatatcttggattagcacataggctactttttattccggaaaatcaaagagttcccacggaatttcgaaaaacctaaatccacgcagacgataATATGTGATTTATCTATACGTACCACGACTTATACGATGTAGGTAGGAACCCGATATTTGCATTATACAATAGGTATTTATGTTGTCAAACCAC
Coding sequences:
- the LOC123867648 gene encoding uncharacterized protein LOC123867648 isoform X1, producing MQAARDSSRQKRSVKRRNSRKKSLSPSDLKCARGDTKSENKLNGKRSLSEGSVKVRHKKSNIQRTLTHPISCADFEDVSMDEVFTMKSVVPPESDESNLPPTSSDRDTEDDVRVLPKPVPPRPRWDSGSEMDSLVTIAVKKASARRRRAPANLDWGVNCESGEVSEPEAGRMRPEDYRLVFLSSDSSCREDTEDSASTSSSAAPPAPDDCDWDYFEPGAAAAQPLPPPPTKHAPQACQRACSCGAEPRIVAVPVPVPVPVPAALWPALLAFPTAAPPAPHWNTYPGFPPLDAATLARFTTAAAVAVTAAATASALPQNRLEMTVGRTDKAIQSEIQLPTSTDTDNADKNIERAVEHKTLDGIKVIAEDSVSVLSGSVDTMPDHLEAEKAFPSSNESANSSDSEAGVARRSYDLRSGAPEEPATTDEDSDDSGGGGGQFSRVFVVNPADSSSDMEDNADSSGIDCDDSYDKKSDSIEIINADMVIHNGVNVEAESNENVPQNNNENIVILETVNFSEHYPVNSYSNNSDENSESSTRKSNFIKFCDENMLQSEICEKFNSFNTVSDSLDYQSNVDNNQSSGISDNIECDSLDNSFNSDCNIKVSVELSDCKYNNNTLVSNRSQGQPRKQSSSPEPKQQEASLPTLSSPREEKIDLFKGIERTLSELLKKELMDDQGEEKMHGSRPVCAETEGSAGAPVATAVCRSRTAGADGAARFTSRVMITHDSVSVVTSDTTRLMRDIVVHHTNSQDEPEPGASEQPNEPNERSLSDDESPQPSGGVTVVSNSDTLSAVVCLEEGLADDDSWVEDVSHDDDATSTSDSDSGDEATLPARGEEFAYCRRSLDFTLHTIVEESCEESETEPTIKTRPISATELEKYFFYGLGDGRNVRDDEDPVSETSSVCSEGGESIVDTEQPKRSGDSDELVSSRLEKYFLSGFMGFTQERRDSDGSGSVGSDSEGKQSPEQRRKRLVRARGTPRSHSNSLDNLLAGDEPSQDFQEISDGSSTETEDRHESLERLDMQGETKRKKQNKKPRGSPDERRQSVEFPEETRDDTRSVSEGEDGRSTPRVEFPPLGAELSESKKQTSRDSGFVGSCDDLLRSGDSSSEFNRTHEPKTELEEIIEEVRPDVDERIERPPSSRPPPSPLTRKDSFNNWSSDEETNLMMTKMRQFFKQMVNSANVKSSTLVASPNAESPRPPKPPQLLYFESELTRLMKTVPGIRDEEVREIVEYLSSEDTWSDSYDSSDYAGSDLEGTANRSALRKQISDSCREIIDEFDRGNSEAGSLERDAVGAYQRLAATLGRAGDGSPPMFGKVMRHIGGRLVALMHEVSAGASPSTDDDSASEPGALARSRSHDILEATASRGSVASDCERFSWRGSFESALLAADSRGTLGGDRCEARRSPAGAELAAQKSHSRSCGAISGSEDRLWRGRRRASAPDAESEEEQRAGSLPRLPSITGTNTVPAGPVKSARYRAPGFRTATRAASAPGLHVPRRRRPAPPQPSAPSAPASAPSLQDEVYMSEAVSPGHATLPRRSNSPLPHEREMDRDRFPINRSGLQARSESMASVYSGAGEGLRGSVTVKGEVQFSLLYNYRLGALEVGVKRCRDLAPVDVKRNRSDPYVKVYLLPDKSKAGKRKTKVKKNTLNPVFEETLSFVQPLASLSARTLWLSAWHADMFGRNDFLGEVTLPLADVVFDDPAPMWYKLHERTEQFDEQQGSRGDLIVGLKFELADAARGKGTLHVLVKEAKNLVATKPNGLADVFCKSYLLPERGRLAKQKTTVVRRSLNPRWEHTFTYRGLTLQELATRALELSLWDRDRLASNDFMGAVRLSLATGTYMGASVNWMDSVGKEITLWQNMMQQPNLWVEGSLPLRPQLIN
- the LOC123867648 gene encoding uncharacterized protein LOC123867648 isoform X2; amino-acid sequence: MRPEDYRLVFLSSDSSCREDTEDSASTSSSAAPPAPDDCDWDYFEPGAAAAQPLPPPPTKHAPQACQRACSCGAEPRIVAVPVPVPVPVPAALWPALLAFPTAAPPAPHWNTYPGFPPLDAATLARFTTAAAVAVTAAATASALPQNRLEMTVGRTDKAIQSEIQLPTSTDTDNADKNIERAVEHKTLDGIKVIAEDSVSVLSGSVDTMPDHLEAEKAFPSSNESANSSDSEAGVARRSYDLRSGAPEEPATTDEDSDDSGGGGGQFSRVFVVNPADSSSDMEDNADSSGIDCDDSYDKKSDSIEIINADMVIHNGVNVEAESNENVPQNNNENIVILETVNFSEHYPVNSYSNNSDENSESSTRKSNFIKFCDENMLQSEICEKFNSFNTVSDSLDYQSNVDNNQSSGISDNIECDSLDNSFNSDCNIKVSVELSDCKYNNNTLVSNRSQGQPRKQSSSPEPKQQEASLPTLSSPREEKIDLFKGIERTLSELLKKELMDDQGEEKMHGSRPVCAETEGSAGAPVATAVCRSRTAGADGAARFTSRVMITHDSVSVVTSDTTRLMRDIVVHHTNSQDEPEPGASEQPNEPNERSLSDDESPQPSGGVTVVSNSDTLSAVVCLEEGLADDDSWVEDVSHDDDATSTSDSDSGDEATLPARGEEFAYCRRSLDFTLHTIVEESCEESETEPTIKTRPISATELEKYFFYGLGDGRNVRDDEDPVSETSSVCSEGGESIVDTEQPKRSGDSDELVSSRLEKYFLSGFMGFTQERRDSDGSGSVGSDSEGKQSPEQRRKRLVRARGTPRSHSNSLDNLLAGDEPSQDFQEISDGSSTETEDRHESLERLDMQGETKRKKQNKKPRGSPDERRQSVEFPEETRDDTRSVSEGEDGRSTPRVEFPPLGAELSESKKQTSRDSGFVGSCDDLLRSGDSSSEFNRTHEPKTELEEIIEEVRPDVDERIERPPSSRPPPSPLTRKDSFNNWSSDEETNLMMTKMRQFFKQMVNSANVKSSTLVASPNAESPRPPKPPQLLYFESELTRLMKTVPGIRDEEVREIVEYLSSEDTWSDSYDSSDYAGSDLEGTANRSALRKQISDSCREIIDEFDRGNSEAGSLERDAVGAYQRLAATLGRAGDGSPPMFGKVMRHIGGRLVALMHEVSAGASPSTDDDSASEPGALARSRSHDILEATASRGSVASDCERFSWRGSFESALLAADSRGTLGGDRCEARRSPAGAELAAQKSHSRSCGAISGSEDRLWRGRRRASAPDAESEEEQRAGSLPRLPSITGTNTVPAGPVKSARYRAPGFRTATRAASAPGLHVPRRRRPAPPQPSAPSAPASAPSLQDEVYMSEAVSPGHATLPRRSNSPLPHEREMDRDRFPINRSGLQARSESMASVYSGAGEGLRGSVTVKGEVQFSLLYNYRLGALEVGVKRCRDLAPVDVKRNRSDPYVKVYLLPDKSKAGKRKTKVKKNTLNPVFEETLSFVQPLASLSARTLWLSAWHADMFGRNDFLGEVTLPLADVVFDDPAPMWYKLHERTEQFDEQQGSRGDLIVGLKFELADAARGKGTLHVLVKEAKNLVATKPNGLADVFCKSYLLPERGRLAKQKTTVVRRSLNPRWEHTFTYRGLTLQELATRALELSLWDRDRLASNDFMGAVRLSLATGTYMGASVNWMDSVGKEITLWQNMMQQPNLWVEGSLPLRPQLIN